The Erigeron canadensis isolate Cc75 chromosome 1, C_canadensis_v1, whole genome shotgun sequence genome segment AAACTTCTAGCTCTGAATGATTACACAAACTTGATAACTTGCCAAGTCTGTTAGCTCTATGCTGCTGCAAATCAGGAATGGAAGATGCCAAAGTTCCGAGGTCATCTGAGTCAGAACAAGCATCAAAGTCAAGAATACAAGCCACCACAGAGCTCACACTGCTCGTGGGTGACGCCTCTACATCATCAGAGAACTTCCTCCCTGTTCTACACATGGAATCATTGGGTGTTGTATTTGAATCATGTAATTCAGTGTATATACATGAATGACATAAGCAGTCTTCAGTTATGTGAAAGGGGACATCAGTAAGAATTCGAAATGAAATCGTATCTGATAAAGAGATATGATGATCGACTTCTCCCCTTTTGTGTGAAATGAGAGCATTTTCTCTATTAATATGCCAAAGGTTTGCTCCACGGTTATTGGGTGTGAACTCATCACATATAATCAATCTTGATTTACAAATAGGTGATGAAATTCCATCCAGATGATTATCACTACTATCATATTGCAAGAGAAGAGATTCTGCTGATCCTGGCGTATGTGCAAATTCATTGATTTCTTGGTTCCTGGTATCAGCCTGTTGTGGTTCTTGAGTCAGCGCATACTTATCAATTGTGTCTTGCGACTCTGCTGACTCTATATATAGAAAATCTGCATATGAAGTCCCTGGATAATTGCTTATTTCCTCGTCAGATTCTTCTACACATGACTCGTCCTCTTGTATATGTGATACAAAGGTACTTTTCTACAAAGAAACCAAAAGTATTACTCTTAGTAGTGTATTTAGAACAGAAATGTATAATTGGATATTGCTTGTTGGGTAACATGTCAAAACATGTAGCTTTCGATGGTCAAACAGGTTGTTGAAATGCCAGCACTTTCTTTGTCCAATAGTTTATGCATCcaataaatatttaatgtaGTTAAATATATTCCAAAAGCTTTTATCAAGGTGACTATCCAAAGTTTTTAGATGGAACAATTTATTAGAAAGCTGCTTACTTTATGTTTTTGGGAGTGAGCACTCATTTTAAAGCCAAAAGAGAGAGGTTAAGTTGTCTCAAGAAATTCAAATACCTGCCTAATTTTCAATCTTGAATGTTTAGTTTGTCCATGAGTCACGTCGGCTGTTGATAATTCCAAACTTCTTCTGATGCATGTAACTACATCTGTGGGCATTGCTACTGTCTTGGTGACAATGTCAAAGTCTGGGACCTAACACGAGTAAAGTTGTAATCAAGTATTAAGTTAATAAGATTTctaatttttacaaaattatctTTGTAAGATATTGTGATCTGTGGGTAAACACAACAAACTAGCAAACATGGAGCATAACAAAAGCATATTATAAATCTAGTTCGTACTCTAGTCAGAAATCCTGTAAACGCCACTGATAATAGAACAAGTTTACACCACCATGTATTTAGAGAATATGAACTTATGATGAAAAGGTCAATAACCATCAATTTATAAAGGGAGAAACTATTTCATATGAGTAAGCAAAAAAATTGCAGCAGTTAAAAATTGTAGCATTACTTACATTTACTTGCTTAGACCTAGCTTTCTTTGAAAGAGAtcgtatacatatacatactttTCGAGTGTCTTTCTTCTCCACAACATCAGATGGGGAGAAAAGATCCACACCACTCAATCCCAAAACTTTGCATACCTACaacaaagaaaatgaagatgCTGTTATTTTTACTTGAAACGCATCCAATGTAATATCAATTATCAGAACAGTATTAATATCCACAATAATTGCAAAGAATCCTTTTCTAAGATGCTTGCCTTCAAAAATGAATCAACGTTTGAGTAAGGCCTATATCTACCACTGCTCTTCCTTGTATCAACCGGTATAAGCTTACTAGCTTTAAAATTGTTGAGCTCCATATATTTGACCAACAACATATTCCATAATGCTTTAGAAACATCAAATCTGTTACGTCAGATAAGATCATTACAGTCATGAACAAATAATAAAGTCATAGCTTGAATTGATAGGGGTAACCCTTTACCCAAAATAATACAGTCATAGGCCATACATGTCGATTCCCTTTACCACTTCAAAAATTCTCTTATGGTTTCCATACTTTGACTTCAGGTTGAACCACTATGAGctttaaatttgaaattaatTTATAGATATCTTGACTACCAAATGTTGGGAAAAAACAATTGTATtgaaaatgacaaacaacacAAGAAAGTTTTAAAGTTAGCAAACTCCTAGTGTGAATATGTGACACTTGAAAAAATAGAAACCACGCTCTTGGTTTGACGTTGAAAATGGTTTACGACACAGAAAAATGGTTTTTGGATGTGATGCGAGCCTTGCTTATTGTAACTTCAACTGATAATGTTACTTTCAACTAATAATGTTACTTCTCCAATCAATGTTGGGTGATATTTTGATCTTTGAAGGCCTGAATGTTGGCATCCATTTAAAATCTTGGAACTTACACTCATAATAATTctacaaaaaatatttataaggtTGAGTCTTTATCAACATAGAAGGTAAGAACCTACAGTAGCTCCCCGTCAGAAAGAAGATCACATATGCTTATTTGCTCATCAAATCTTGTGTGCAGCACTTCGCCAATCCATATTCTTGCTTGAGACTAAATCATTTGAAAGGAGATAAAATATCATATCTTCACATAAATAAGTTAAGTTAAAGTACATTCGACTTCTAAACCCACAAACTAGCTTGCAAAGACATGAAGGCAACTAACCATAACGTATCTATTTCTTTTGTTACCTTGAAAACCTCAAAGAATCTAGAGTTTTCCACATTTTCGATTGACCAACAATACATTTGTTGGTCTTTCAAAAAGAGCTTCTCATATTGGTCAACAAGAgtgataattaaaatttttggacTCAAATTACTAGCTAAAACTACATGGTTTTAGTCATCCTTACGTAATAATTCTGAATTTCTCCTTTTCTTCTCTGATATAGTTACCAAAAAACTTTTGCTACAAGGACTTCATACAAATGAATATCattgtaatatttatttaaacttGGAAAGCTTACTTCCAAAGTCACATGAGAATTTAAACCGAACATTGTTGATAAAATAGACACAGAACATCATAGTCTTTCAAAAATGCACAAGTTGTGTTTTCTAACTACATATATCAACTACTATTATGTTTCCAGAAGATGATGCAGAATGAACTCATTTGCGTACAAAAAATTGTAAAacatgttcttaaaattttatgtacaGTTGTATTACTCCCTTCATGTAAACAAACCATCTccaaattaataaattttgcTAAAAATGCTACGGAGTACAATATTCTTAAAGAGATGAATGATATGTTCAGGTCCATATATAAGCTAAAAGGTTCCTTAGCAAAAGTTTGTTAGGTTTCTTTTGCATCTATAAACGCAAAATCAGAAGATGAATTCAAGTATACTTTAGCTCAGCAAAAGTAACAAAGAAAGTAACAACATAAATTTATGTATCCTTATACCATAAAGATGTAGGGGTGTTCACGGTCTGGTTTCAATCCTTTTAGACCGTAAACCGAACCGTTTGGAAATTGAAAAAACCGAACCATCTCTTAATTCAGTTTTtggctttttaattaaatgagtAAAAACATTGCATCCTTTGTTTCCCCAAACAAATTTATTATGCAAAACTATATTCTTCTATCATATACACAACAAATAATTTACAGTGTAAGCACTTAATTTAACTTATTACCTTCTggaagaaataaaaaatcaaaattgggCAACTCAATAGCCTTGGCTCATAGAGAATGTACAGTTTGACTTATGAAGTCAAAACATTAACTAGTATAATCAAACCTAACTTCATTGTAAACAGAAACTTCAAGAAAACATTTATAACCCATCAAAAGACATAACTCCAACAACACATAAAAATGTTTTTGGTGTCAAAGTTACATCAAAACCAACACCAATTTTGCATATGAAAACAGCCAGGTTTGACCTAAAAAGTCAACAAGCAACACTTCCAAAACTTAAAAACTACCCAATATTAACACAAACACTTGGTGGGTGTATCAAATTACCTGCAAGAATACATCATCAAGTTCACGGAAGCTAAGTGAAGAAGACGATGAATGAGCAGCATCCATTGCTCTAATTCACCATCaactaaataaattacaaaaaagcTAACAGATTTGATGTGGGTTTTCTCTCAAATGAAAAACCCAAGTGAGGATATTAATGGCAGATTTGTGTTGAAGTATGAGAAAAAAAGGCAATATTTGAGTATGGTCAAAGGGATGACATCGTAATTAAGAAATTtgaattattaagaaaaatatgGTAGTTATTGTAATAAGACAAAATAAATATGTGggtattaaaaacttaaaatagtGAATTTGTCACTATCTCGGTTTGAAACTAAAGTAGGAACGTGGCGCCAAGGTTACCTGTACAATTTTTTATTGTAAAGTCTCTTTAATTTGAAGTTTGGAAGATAAAACGAAATAGGAGTAGTACTGaaagaattttttaaatattttaacttGCAAGTACATCAAAGGTTtataataaacattttcattttactccgtataatataactaaaagagtagGTTAAGGTATATTTGTCACCCTTAATTCCTCTCCTTTAACGTCtccttattaatcatttattttttttaatatctatttaataaataatgtccgacctataattaaaaaaatctttattattattgttattatctaTATACCACCTATAAAACCCTTACATATTctcaacccaaaaaaaaaactacgacagaaaaaacaacaacatgcgatcgactaccaaaaaaagttttttatttatatattttgttcatatttaatcattattattattatttaacattgaattcctatgttttttatttaactaaagttgggggGAAAaagtaaactgaaatcaatatttatatggagttaattttcatatgtttcttctttagcttttatattgattaagttgtgatgtTAGTCATATTGATGTTTGCTCGAATTATACCGTTATTGTGTAAATTTTTAATTcgtttataattaaaagttgtcatcaaaatcaatttactaagaatatatatagagatttatgAAGCATAAATTTACCCATTAAGAATTAATACTTAATCTTCCTGCGCAATgcaacttctttattttttaattattaatatatgtttatgttttaataatgaGTATATGATAGACCTTCCCCGaaagattagtttattacacattacttttttaactttttgctttatttgaatcgttttatgttttattttatgtaaatttaattttattcggtatatatttaatatacttgaattttaattttttagctttgattaatatattttgagattataTATCCATTGAACGGGCCTGAGcactaatataatataaagcATTCAAATAAAGATATGTTAAAACTTTAACttataatacgagtagtaaCAAAACAAACCTACGTATCTAGTATAGAATTCTAAAAAGAACAAATATTTTCTTACTTGAAAGGAAATGCgatcatttttctaaaaaaactcCTTTATTTTAATACGTATATGTCAATGATTACGTATACGACTTCAACGAATTGGGATGCGACAAATCATATCTTTTCTTTTACTATGGATTTAAAATGGTTCTAAACTTTGAGCTCAAAGTTTCACTTCTCTCCTTTATTCAAGGTCTATGTGCAATGCTTCAACCCAAGAGATGCAATATGTTAATACGAAGATGTGACAAGCAATGTTTTGGATACCGGTTTTTTGAAATACCAGGGTGGTATCCAGTATTGGTATTACCGGTAGACTATTTGAAATgttacaaaacttgttataatcaaatgtaaatacttaaaatacaattacaattcactcaaaaataatactaaataagTATATTAGAATAAActataggttttaaagttcacaaacaaaaaataatagtttaaagtataataaaaatataattcaaaataaaaaaacagtATTATCGAAAATATTGGACAAAACCGAAAAATAACGACGTTAaggaatagtgaaaataccaaaataaaaaaaaaacatgtacaaCACACCGGATGACCGACCGGTACTAGTAATACCGAGTAGTACCGGTCGGGCAGCCGGTacgtaccggtatttaaaatgTTGGTGACAAAAATGTGAACATATTGGACTAAAAGAATCCATGCTGTAATTTTTTTCAGTTTGTCACATCATATGTGCCCACTCATTTGAGTTGTACACGTAGTCATTCACATATACATTGTTTGAACATAAAATGGTATGCTTGGTTGCAATGGAGATTTAACTACGTCAAACACCAGATCTCTTGAATTAGTGCAAACTTAACAAATTATTTGATCTTGATGAACCCACTATGATAGATGATGGAATCAAAAAATGTGAATATGATTAGTTGATTGTAAATCTACGTGATACCTAATGACTATGACCATTTATATATGATACCAAATAAGAGCAACATGAATAAcaaacctttttttctttttattaaccATTAGGTTATTTATCAAGAgcataacattaataaataaactagaTCCACTAAATGTCTACATATTTGACTATTTGTCACAGATGTCTTATTGCGAATTTCGCATTATTGATCTTTTGGTTTAATTAAGATGACTGTAATTAGTTGTCAAGACTTTCAACTCGGTGACCTTGATCATGTTGTCTTTCGCGTAAAGCTTCATTTTAGCCAACTCTATTTTGTCATTTCCCATACCAATGCGTTCGGTGCTCATGTCCATCAAAACATCTAATTTCACCGACAAATGGTCAAATGTCTCGTACTACCTAGTCTTTCCTTTTCCTTTGCGTCTTGAACTTTCCTAGCCGCGTCTCTACCACCAACGTGTTCTTGTAACACCGACTCACCATCCTCATCAAATTAGTTAAGGTCGATGTTGATGCGAGCATTCAAACCtttaaatatacaatataaaaaaagaatagtttgataatatttaaaaaattaaaatggattatctaaaataattattaaaaaccaCATTGGTTAAGTGGATCGTTAGAAGATGATGGCTTTGACCTTTTGACACTTGGTTGACCGCGAGTTAATTGATATCAAAGTCGGTTACATATTGAAACTTGGAACTAGGTCTTATTTTGTCCTAAATCGACAAAAACGCAAAAGTTTTTCCATAAAATCGGGTTGATTTGTAGTAATTGGGGGTGGACGGCATCCCGGGGTGTTGAAAGGATTGTTGAGATTGTTGTTGAgatacatttaaaaaaacaaaaaaagagtaGAGCATAATGAGATAGTGGTAGGAAGTGTGAGTTacaatgtaaaaaatatatgtttaaatagagaaataagtttaaaaaaaaaacgttttcTTGTAAAGTAAAGTCGTTTAACAACCTTTTGTTTTCCTAAAAAACCACCGAGTCAACAATGAACTAGCCAGCTCATAGGGGATGTGTGAAACTTAATTGCCGGGGTGAAGATAGTGTGATCGGCTATTAGCTAGTGGCTCATGCATGAGAGGCGAGACTAATCGTCCCACTCCCCTTAACCCATATCCTTAACAGTTAACAATAGAATTGTTTTCGAAAGCCAAAAAGGactcttttttttgttggtaaagttagtttcgattaagacgtgttggaggcaattttaaccagcgatttgCTAGACCTTCAACTACCTTCttatggaaaataccttgagatgagaaacccaatactcgaacccgagaccttaGGAAAAATTCACCTCCGTggccacatagtggatttagaagatacctctGGCCAACCCACATAAATGGAGCTGGTTAAAGCCataagaacttttttttttttggaatgacgAATTTTAACTTTGGAGGTCTAgactatgttgtcttaaccggaccTACGCTAGAGCACCTCATACACCAAACCTCAACCAATGAGAGGAAAACCCTCtattaatccgcccgaaggcacgataGTTAATAGAAGTAAACCATGCCCTCTTAGACATGAGATACCAAGCCCTCATAGAGGGACCTCCAATATATATCAAAGTTGGAGCTGTGGGGATTCAGACTTGGTACAAATCTGTCACCAAATGCATCACCAACCACTGGACCAACTAGTCTATACTATCTTAAAAAACATTGTGCCctttttaaaaatctcaaaagatgatttgaactacctaaattacccattttttatttatcaatttaaacatctctatctaatatacctataatacccttaaatctcaatcactcatttttttttctctcctcaaatctcaaccactaattTTTCCTGTCTCCTCCgtatatcattttatttctctaattcattcaaaatcttttatcttaaaaaacgtatatcgataaattataaaaattgtatcggtgtactttaaattttatgctctttcattaaagatgtcattcgatatactttcgacgaatttttaaattcgagtacggagcccgtacggctaaggcatttggctaacACACTCTATGATTTATCACCTCATTGACTTATCAACCAACCATCTCATCCGTATTACGTATGCTTGGGATATATAAAGACACAACGACTTAATGGCAACAAATTAGGTAAACTTGACTACTTGAGTAGCAAAGATGCCATAATCTTAAATAcgataaaaaaacaaactatattTTGAAgcttacaaacaaaaaaaagaagtcaCTCTTTTTCTTTCATACCCACACTCACCTTCCCCTTTTCCCTCTCCAATTATATCTTCCCACCAACCTCCAATcatcaccgccgccgccaccaccaccatcaccaccgtaTCTCCGTCACACAACCACCACGATGCAAGCTTCATTACTCCCTTCGTTACCCACCATTTTCGTATCCAAAACACTCAAAACAACCCACAAACCCAACACAGTTTCAGTCAAagccaccaccacaaccaccattTCAGACACACCCACCACAAAATCAGCTGACCCATCTGAAAAACTAAACAAATACAGTTCAAGAATCACTGAACCAAAGTCACAAGGTGCAGCACAAGCCATATTGTATGGTGTTGGACTTTCTGATGATGATTTAAAGAAACCCCAAATTGGAATTTCATCAGTTTGGTATGAAGGGAATACTTGTAATATGCATTTATTGAAGCTTTCTGAAGCTGTAAAACAAGGTGTTGAAAAGGCTAATATGATTGGTTTTAGATTTAATACAATTGGTGTTAGTGATGCTATTTCAATGGGGACTAGAGGAATGTGTTATAGTCTTCAATCTAGAGACTTGATTGCTGATAGTATTGAAACTGTTATGTCTGCTCAATGGTATGATGGTAATATCTCTATTCCTGGTTGTGACAaaaatgtaagttttttttcctcttaaagttttaatctttaatgAGTTTTCGTTATATGTAAGGTTTAAGATTTTTGATATCATAGTTTGATCTTGAATCTTGAtgatagcttttttttttttatatcttctttttgattttgtattcTTGAAATGGTGAAAGTAACTAAGAAACAGAATATAGTGACTACAATGGGGTTTTGAAGGGTTTAAGGTTTGAACCCCAGAACTTAATGTTACATCTTAAATGTGGAATCTTTTAGTTCTGAAGTGTGCTAATGACTTTGCCTTAGTGATATTCGACGTGTCACATTAATCTAAGATGTTGCGGCTTTAAACACATAGTGAACAAATTATAAATGTGGGTGGGTTTGGTTACCtttggttcttaaaaaaaaaaaataaaatacagtaATTTGCttattgttgttgatgttgGACTCTATTACATATTTTTGTTCTTGGGTGTGTATGTAACCATTTTTATGGGGGTGTTTGTAATATCTTCTTTCATATGATTAAGTCTGTTCAAACTTTTTATATGTAGATGCCAGGTACGATTATGGCAATGGCACGTTTGAACCGACCAAGTATAATGATTTATGGTGGAACCATCAAGGTTTTGATTTGTTTCATTTTGCTACTCAAAAATTGACTTGTTTTCATCATGGGTTTCCTTTGGTATCTTTTTGCTCTgtaaacttttgttttcttttttgcagCCTGGTCATTTTGAAGGCCATACGTACGACATAGTATCTGCCTTCCAGGTACATTTTTTGTATAGTTTGGTTGTTTGAATGTCGATAAGACTAACTTAAataattttacataaattttcTCTAAGTCACTCGTTTTTATTTCATTGTCAATATTATTTTCTACTACTAATGCAGGTATACGGAGAATTTGTAAGTGGTAAAATAAATGATGAACAGAGAACAAATGTGTTAAAAAATTCTTGCCCGGGAGCAGGGGCTTGTGGAGGAATGTATACAGCAAACACCATGGCCTCTGCCATTGAAGCAATGGGAATGTCCCTTCCGCGCAGGTGCAAATTTGTACAGTTTAATTTAGAGTTTACAGATGCCTGTGCGGTGTGCAGGGGTGTTGGGTAATGGATAAGGATGAGTTTGGGTCAAAACAAGTAATGGTTGGTATGTGACTATGTGCTGGGTTAAGTCAAAACAGTTtggtttaatttaataaaactatCTAGTGCATAGATgtattatataaatgtataatttgaTAAAGAATGTCTTTTTTGAAAACaattatttaattgttttttatacaGTAAAAGTACAATTGGGCAAATTTTGGCCCATTCAACTAGTTTTTTTCAAGCTAATGTTTCTAGGTTTAGCAGTTTGACTTGTTAGATATCAAACATGACCTAAATCGACTAATCTATAATTAACTGAGTTGAAATTGTCATCTCTCTACTTCTGTTTCCTGTTATTTCTGCTTTAACTTGTTGACTCATTGATTGATCTTTTTTATATCCAAAAGCTCTTCGACACCTGCAGAAGATCCATTGAAGTTACTTGAATGCCATGCAGCTGGAGAACACCTTCTTAATTTAATTAGAATGGACTTGAAACCAAGGGACATAATCACCCCAAAATCTTTGCGTAACGCAATGGTTACAGTTATGGCCCTGGGTGGATCCACAAATGCGGTTTTACACTTAATTGCCATTGCAAGGTGAGTGGCACATGAAGTTGAATTTTTGTGAGAAACCTGATTTTTTGCTCCTTCAAATGAT includes the following:
- the LOC122579464 gene encoding dihydroxy-acid dehydratase, chloroplastic, coding for MQASLLPSLPTIFVSKTLKTTHKPNTVSVKATTTTTISDTPTTKSADPSEKLNKYSSRITEPKSQGAAQAILYGVGLSDDDLKKPQIGISSVWYEGNTCNMHLLKLSEAVKQGVEKANMIGFRFNTIGVSDAISMGTRGMCYSLQSRDLIADSIETVMSAQWYDGNISIPGCDKNMPGTIMAMARLNRPSIMIYGGTIKPGHFEGHTYDIVSAFQVYGEFVSGKINDEQRTNVLKNSCPGAGACGGMYTANTMASAIEAMGMSLPRSSSTPAEDPLKLLECHAAGEHLLNLIRMDLKPRDIITPKSLRNAMVTVMALGGSTNAVLHLIAIARSVGLSLTLDDFQKVSDEVPFLADLKPSGKFVMEDVHKIGGTPAVLRYLLELGYLDGDCITVTGKTLAENAKEFPPLSEGQQIIRPPTNPIKETGHIQILYGNLAPEGSVAKITGKEGLYFSGPALVFEGEESMIAAISEDSASFKGKVVVIRGEGPKGGPGMPEMLTPTSAIMGAGLGKEVALLTDGRFSGGSHGYVVGHICPEAQEGGPIGLIENGDIITIDISKRRMDVQLTDKELDERRKTWTPPPYKATKGVLYKYIKNVQSASNGCVTDE
- the LOC122578501 gene encoding uncharacterized protein LOC122578501; its protein translation is MDAAHSSSSSLSFRELDDVFLQSQARIWIGEVLHTRFDEQISICDLLSDGELLFDVSKALWNMLLVKYMELNNFKASKLIPVDTRKSSGRYRPYSNVDSFLKVCKVLGLSGVDLFSPSDVVEKKDTRKVCICIRSLSKKARSKQVNVPDFDIVTKTVAMPTDVVTCIRRSLELSTADVTHGQTKHSRLKIRQKSTFVSHIQEDESCVEESDEEISNYPGTSYADFLYIESAESQDTIDKYALTQEPQQADTRNQEINEFAHTPGSAESLLLQYDSSDNHLDGISSPICKSRLIICDEFTPNNRGANLWHINRENALISHKRGEVDHHISLSDTISFRILTDVPFHITEDCLCHSCIYTELHDSNTTPNDSMCRTGRKFSDDVEASPTSSVSSVVACILDFDACSDSDDLGTLASSIPDLQQHRANRLGKLSSLCNHSELEVLDLSEDAFSPNWDDEKSSCSLDQDLGSLNQILRAEQDLGDSLVLVKDDVINITESTQETLLTSISLNDKLEGVQVADSNLTYKIDECDQVTQNQAGKGFGSVEKGYGITHSDDVHSYGKGGTEATSKDKRKDDSIDCLVEAITCGENDKRIVKAEKKSTFIAPLLKTVAKSTALFGILFLLHLRNRNDRNTNGLRINNSSQVHWKSSGVGFSRRKGENTSKIYPIEKFKFGD